The Ammoniphilus sp. CFH 90114 genome contains a region encoding:
- a CDS encoding MBL fold metallo-hydrolase has product MLLQKLSWAGVLIQSEDTVILIDPLGRTPEGQEKPLAGRVGEPLEPLLTFDQLPKPTAILISHIHPDHFDPISITQSFGTDLPVLVPIESVEMVKQTGLTNVIGVTVGYTETYNTVTVKAAQSVDGYGTPQVSWIVEGKGGKVIHFSDTLFHGYWWRIAREHGPFEAACLPVNGPVLEVYGLPQQSVLPACMTPEEAVEAAKILGAKRLVPIHFGTFHNPPYYIETPNLIERLERRAAERDVPLTILQAGESVQFS; this is encoded by the coding sequence ATGTTATTGCAAAAACTGTCTTGGGCAGGAGTTTTAATTCAATCAGAAGATACCGTGATATTAATTGATCCGTTAGGAAGAACTCCAGAAGGGCAAGAGAAACCCTTAGCGGGGAGAGTAGGTGAGCCGTTGGAGCCGTTACTTACTTTTGACCAACTACCAAAACCCACTGCTATTTTAATTTCTCACATCCATCCGGATCATTTTGACCCCATTTCCATTACTCAGTCATTTGGGACTGATTTACCTGTTCTTGTGCCCATAGAGTCTGTGGAGATGGTTAAGCAAACGGGATTAACAAATGTTATTGGCGTAACTGTGGGTTATACAGAAACCTACAACACCGTTACGGTGAAAGCTGCTCAATCTGTTGATGGATATGGAACCCCACAGGTATCGTGGATTGTAGAAGGTAAGGGGGGGAAAGTTATTCATTTTAGTGATACCTTGTTCCATGGATATTGGTGGAGAATTGCCCGTGAACATGGACCGTTTGAAGCAGCTTGTTTACCCGTAAATGGTCCTGTATTAGAAGTGTATGGGTTACCACAACAAAGTGTATTACCAGCATGTATGACTCCAGAAGAAGCAGTAGAAGCTGCTAAAATTTTAGGCGCAAAAAGATTAGTCCCTATTCATTTTGGAACGTTTCATAATCCACCTTATTACATTGAAACTCCAAACTTAATTGAGAGACTCGAGAGACGTGCAGCGGAAAGGGATGTCCCGTTAACGATCTTACAAGCGGGTGAATCCGTTCAATTTTCTTGA
- a CDS encoding short-chain fatty acid transporter, with protein MLSRAADVLSNGVRRYLPDAFVIAVAMTLFVMVIGLIMNINQPMMIFKSWGDGFWKYLAFTMQMVLVLMTGMVLAAVPFIKRGLEALASWPKTPRQAYVMTFLVSALAYYINWGLAVVVGAIFAKEVGKRNKNVHFPLLVAAAYAPTTLYTAGFSSSIGLTIATPDHFLAKEIGVIPTSETIFSTGTILIFLVLLVTMPIFIALMSPNRDIKSYRPLGEFTNNETAATAEVASTPAEKFENSPILGILMGGVGLIYIIYEFANGKDLDLNIINITFLSAGLFFHRSLANFAKAFKESASAISPIILQFPFYAGIIAILGSSGMGKAIIDTMSSIASAESFSVFTYWTAGLVNILAPSGGGQWALQGPLQIPAGMQLGVNPASIAMAVGWGDAWTNLIQPFWALPILSVVGLTIRDIMGYCALLSVWVGVVTSILIYFLY; from the coding sequence ATGTTATCAAGAGCCGCTGATGTTTTATCGAACGGTGTACGAAGATATTTGCCGGATGCCTTTGTCATTGCGGTAGCTATGACATTGTTTGTCATGGTCATAGGGTTGATCATGAACATCAATCAGCCTATGATGATTTTTAAGTCATGGGGAGATGGATTCTGGAAGTACTTAGCTTTTACGATGCAAATGGTTTTGGTCTTGATGACTGGGATGGTGCTTGCAGCAGTTCCTTTTATTAAGAGAGGATTAGAAGCGCTTGCCTCTTGGCCGAAGACTCCAAGACAGGCGTATGTGATGACGTTCCTGGTTTCTGCTTTAGCCTACTATATCAACTGGGGATTAGCGGTTGTAGTAGGGGCCATCTTTGCGAAAGAAGTGGGGAAGAGGAACAAGAATGTTCATTTTCCTTTGTTAGTGGCTGCGGCGTATGCACCAACGACGCTTTATACAGCAGGGTTCTCGAGCTCAATCGGTTTGACGATTGCCACTCCGGATCATTTCTTGGCAAAGGAAATTGGGGTTATTCCAACGTCGGAAACGATTTTTAGTACCGGTACGATTCTTATTTTCCTAGTTCTATTAGTGACGATGCCTATATTTATTGCTCTTATGTCTCCTAATCGGGATATTAAATCCTATCGTCCACTAGGGGAGTTCACCAACAATGAAACCGCGGCAACAGCAGAAGTCGCTTCAACACCCGCAGAAAAGTTCGAGAACAGTCCGATCCTAGGAATTTTAATGGGTGGCGTAGGCCTTATTTATATTATTTACGAGTTTGCGAATGGTAAGGATTTAGATCTTAATATTATCAATATCACTTTCTTGAGTGCAGGCCTGTTCTTCCACCGTTCCTTAGCTAACTTTGCGAAGGCATTTAAAGAATCAGCGTCCGCGATATCGCCGATTATTTTGCAGTTTCCGTTTTATGCGGGAATCATTGCGATCCTCGGAAGCTCCGGAATGGGGAAAGCCATCATCGATACCATGTCGTCTATTGCAAGCGCAGAATCTTTCTCTGTCTTTACCTATTGGACGGCGGGACTAGTGAACATTCTCGCTCCATCGGGTGGTGGACAGTGGGCGCTACAAGGACCTTTGCAAATTCCAGCAGGAATGCAGTTAGGGGTTAACCCTGCTTCCATCGCCATGGCCGTCGGATGGGGAGACGCATGGACCAATTTGATTCAGCCGTTTTGGGCTTTGCCGATTCTCAGTGTGGTCGGTTTAACAATTCGGGATATTATGGGGTATTGTGCTTTATTGAGTGTTTGGGTAGGGGTTGTGACGAGTATATTGATTTATTTCTTATATTAA
- a CDS encoding Crp/Fnr family transcriptional regulator, with translation METILSTLLFRNIEIKDEEFVCSKFSERRYPKNQVVFYEDDLANEMYVVKSGCMKIYREDDCKEIILGHQFSGEFFGEVEVIHGDIHRVASVAAIESSVLWMIKKQDLQELIREYPTILLNLYSVICDRLKQANRKIEYLAFGDSRIRVANLLLDLQANFGMEYEKEHLICWRITQQHFANMIGVSRESAARTLQEFQAKGWIDLRNKQIIIRSLPAIQHVAGNRENLPEFRLWHPTF, from the coding sequence ATGGAGACTATTCTTTCTACTCTACTTTTCAGAAACATTGAAATCAAAGATGAGGAATTTGTTTGCTCGAAGTTCTCAGAAAGAAGATATCCTAAGAACCAAGTTGTTTTCTATGAAGATGATCTAGCCAATGAGATGTATGTTGTTAAATCTGGATGCATGAAAATCTACCGTGAGGATGATTGCAAAGAAATTATTCTTGGTCATCAGTTCTCAGGAGAGTTCTTTGGAGAAGTTGAAGTCATCCATGGGGACATCCACCGAGTAGCAAGCGTAGCTGCAATAGAGTCTTCCGTTCTATGGATGATAAAAAAACAAGATCTACAAGAGCTCATACGGGAATATCCGACAATACTCCTAAATCTCTACTCTGTTATTTGCGATAGGCTTAAACAAGCCAATCGTAAGATTGAATATTTAGCCTTTGGTGATAGCCGTATACGGGTCGCTAATCTACTACTTGATCTACAAGCAAACTTTGGAATGGAATATGAAAAGGAACATCTAATTTGTTGGAGAATTACTCAGCAACACTTTGCCAATATGATTGGTGTAAGCAGAGAATCTGCCGCCCGAACTTTGCAGGAGTTCCAAGCCAAGGGTTGGATTGATCTAAGAAATAAACAAATTATAATTCGCTCTCTTCCCGCAATTCAACATGTGGCGGGCAACCGGGAGAACCTGCCAGAGTTTCGACTATGGCACCCAACGTTTTGA
- a CDS encoding MFS transporter produces the protein MTAFDEKRNKNLIIIALALCSFWVGLDLLIVSPLIPIMSSSLDFSIDKGGLLITFYALFYGITAPIFGPFSDRWGRKKMITLGLVIFSVGTFLTALGDSLWITLVFRALSGLGAALIMPNVYALVGDYFDYSQRGKIMGLITGAMGGASVLGIPVGSFLANGSSWQMPFIIISVFSTVTLLLILRVLPRPQVKGSNVRPSFTKNIQMAFSNRSILFALFCTFLFWAGFQGMFANMGNFYYKNYLLETNLLGLIFSLTGLGNIIGNVVGGRISDKIGKKRSILICCGLSSVCVVFIPMIHSYFWFVITTHFLWSMSTGFGQASLTSFMSELNPQIRGTVLSLNSSATYLGMTFTTLISTFVLESQGFLLLGIICSLCFLVIVPIISNLVSEKMPSVETKAG, from the coding sequence ATGACTGCTTTTGATGAAAAGCGAAATAAGAATCTAATTATTATCGCACTGGCATTATGTTCGTTTTGGGTAGGATTAGATTTATTAATTGTCTCCCCTTTAATCCCGATTATGTCTTCTTCACTAGACTTTTCCATCGATAAAGGTGGGCTGCTTATTACGTTCTATGCTCTGTTCTATGGAATTACTGCCCCTATTTTTGGTCCGTTTTCAGATCGATGGGGAAGAAAGAAAATGATCACATTAGGATTAGTCATTTTTTCCGTTGGTACTTTTCTTACTGCATTAGGAGATTCATTATGGATAACACTTGTGTTCAGAGCGCTATCTGGATTAGGAGCAGCACTAATTATGCCCAATGTCTATGCTCTTGTAGGAGATTACTTTGATTATTCACAGAGAGGCAAGATTATGGGGTTAATAACTGGGGCAATGGGAGGAGCTAGCGTACTGGGTATACCAGTGGGTTCATTTTTAGCAAATGGTTCAAGTTGGCAGATGCCTTTTATTATTATCTCCGTATTTTCTACTGTTACCTTGCTTCTTATATTAAGGGTACTCCCTAGACCTCAAGTAAAAGGGTCCAATGTTCGGCCATCGTTTACAAAAAATATACAAATGGCTTTTTCAAATCGTTCCATACTCTTTGCGTTGTTTTGTACGTTCCTATTCTGGGCCGGTTTCCAAGGGATGTTTGCAAACATGGGTAACTTCTATTATAAAAACTATCTTTTAGAAACCAATCTTCTTGGTTTAATTTTCTCCCTAACGGGTTTAGGTAATATTATTGGTAACGTTGTAGGAGGGAGAATATCTGACAAGATTGGGAAGAAGAGATCGATTCTTATATGCTGTGGACTCTCCTCTGTATGTGTTGTATTCATCCCTATGATTCATAGCTACTTCTGGTTTGTTATAACTACTCATTTTCTGTGGTCTATGTCTACTGGTTTTGGTCAGGCTTCTCTAACTTCTTTTATGTCGGAGCTAAATCCTCAGATTCGCGGAACCGTACTATCGCTAAACAGTTCAGCTACATACCTAGGAATGACCTTTACCACATTGATTTCTACCTTCGTACTCGAGAGTCAAGGATTTCTATTATTAGGTATCATTTGTTCTCTTTGTTTTCTAGTGATTGTACCCATTATCTCAAATTTGGTTTCAGAGAAAATGCCTTCAGTGGAAACAAAAGCAGGATAG